The following are encoded together in the Corvus moneduloides isolate bCorMon1 chromosome 34, bCorMon1.pri, whole genome shotgun sequence genome:
- the ZNRD2 gene encoding protein ZNRD2, with protein MALNGGADEAEARRERQDRASRAMGGLLLRGYRMLGSACPRCGTILLQDKEQRLLCVTCQDPEGPGGGHAAPPPPAPRPEHCEGAAAAFRGAAPGPPEPPEPPESPGGGAVGAARAALLQKLLWAAQELPRTASLEASAQLCGLVRACADALGGLQALDPPPGTAQPPPKP; from the exons GCGCGGACGAGGcggaggcgcggcgggagcggcagGACCGGGCGAGCCGGGCCATGGgggggctgctgctgcgggGCTACCGAATGCTGGGGAGCGCCTGCCCCCGCTGCGGG ACGATTCTGCtgcaggacaaggagcagcGGCTGCTCTGTGTGACCTGCCAGGACCCGGAGGGGCCCGGGGGGGGGCACG ccgcgccccctccccccgccccccggcccgAGCACTGCGAGGGGGCGGCCGCGGCTTTTCGGGGCGCTGCCCCCggaccccccgagccccccgagccccccgaaTCCCCCGGGGGGGGCGCGGtgggggcggcgcgggcggcgctgctgcagaagctgctctGGGCCGCGCAGGAGCTGCCCCGGACGGCGTCGCTCGAGGCCAGCGCGCAGCTCTGCGGGCTCGTGCGGGCCTGCGCCGACGccctgggggggctgcaggcCCTGGACCCCCCCCCCGGCACGGCCCAGCCCCCCCCGAAACCCTGa